The following are encoded together in the Juglans microcarpa x Juglans regia isolate MS1-56 chromosome 2D, Jm3101_v1.0, whole genome shotgun sequence genome:
- the LOC121248276 gene encoding molybdenum cofactor sulfurase isoform X1 produces MPPSCLNEVSQVCLHGCCPNPLLNLPTQEKTISKPRSSSSACRRDFATKTTSSIFPNTKFTNHESLPSLQESFLEFVKAYPQYSATDQVDQIRAQEYYHLSLSDHTCLDYIGIGLFSYSQLQNQDSSRNQVASSSYPPLPPSPPLKSDFPFFSISLKTGNLKMQLLHGGRESEFESAMKKRIMGFLNISENDYCMVFTANRTSAFKLLAEAYPFQSNQKLLTVYDYQSEAVEAMTNCSEKKGARIMSAEFSWPRLRIQSAKLRKMVESKKKKKKRGLFVFPLHSRITGARYPYLWMSIAQENGWHILIDACALGPKDMDSFGLSLFRPDFLICSFYKVFGETPSGFGCLFVKKSTIPILEATTSAGIVNIVPAKKLFQLGDESSGTDTELEQASKAGLRGDDLASSSSFSGHLQIRLEHELSGELKGLEDSEIRESEKPADLTKLGNAESSRNWRQEFECRCLDQVDSLGLILISNRARYLINWLVSSLMKLEHPNTEGIPLVRIYGPKIKFERGPALAFNIFDWKGEKFEPVLVQKLADRSNISLSYGFLHNIWFADKYAEEKERILEVRGNGSMKIVKNKSKDKADQGITVVTAALGFLANFRDTYKLWAFVAQFLDADFVEKERWRYTALNQKTVEV; encoded by the coding sequence atGCCGCCGTCTTGCCTAAATGAGGTCTCACAGGTATGCCTTCATGGCTGCTGCCCAAACCCTCTCCTCAACCTGCCAACACAGGAGAAAACTATCTCTAAGCCCAGAAGCTCTTCTTCAGCTTGTCGCCGTGACTTTGCAACAAAAACTACATCCTCCATCTTTCCAAACACCAAGTTTACCAACCATGAATCTCTCCCATCTTTGCAAGAATCATTCCTTGAATTCGTCAAAGCTTACCCCCAATACTCAGCTACTGATCAAGTTGACCAAATCCGAGCCCAGGAATActaccatctctctctctccgaccATACCTGCCTTGATTATATTGGTATCGGCCTCTTCTCCTATTCTCAGCTGCAAAACCAGGACTCCTCAAGAAACCAAGTTGCATCTTCTTCCTATCCTCCACTACCCCCATCACCTCCTTTAAAATCAGATTTTCCCTTCTTTAGTATATCCTTAAAGACGGGGAATCTAAAGATGCAGCTACTTCATGGTGGCCGAGAATCAGAATTCGAATCTGCAATGAAGAAAAGGATAAtgggttttcttaatatttctGAAAACGATTATTGCATGGTTTTCACTGCAAACAGAACCTCAGCTTTTAAACTTTTAGCAGAAGCTTACCCATTTCAATCTAATCAGAAGCTTCTGACAGTTTATGATTATCAGAGTGAGGCAGTGGAAGCAATGACAAATTGCTCTGAAAAAAAAGGAGCACGAATTATGTCAGCAGAGTTTTCATGGCCGAGACTGAGGATTCAGTCGGCGAAGCTAAGGAAGATGGTTGAgagtaagaagaagaaaaagaaaaggggactCTTTGTCTTCCCGCTTCATTCTCGAATAACAGGAGCCAGATACCCTTATCTCTGGATGAGCATAGCGCAGGAGAATGGGTGGCATATCCTGATTGATGCTTGCGCATTGGGACCGAAGGACATGGACAGCTtcggcctctctctctttcgTCCGGACTTCCTCATCTGTTCCTTCTACAAGGTTTTTGGGGAAACCCCATCTGGGTTTGGGTGCCTCTTTGTAAAGAAGTCTACTATTCCAATTCTAGAAGCTACTACGAGTGCCGGTATTGTTAATATTGTACCGGCAAAGAAGCTGTTTCAGTTAGGGGATGAGTCTTCTGGTACCGACACAGAGCTTGAACAGGCATCTAAAGCTGGACTACGAGGAGACGATTTAGCATCGTCGAGCTCTTTCTCCGGTCATTTACAAATACGATTGGAACATGAGTTGTCAGGGGAATTGAAAGGATTGGAAGATTCCGAGATTCGGGAATCAGAAAAACCTGCTGATTTAACTAAACTTGGAAATGCTGAAAGCAGCAGAAATTGGAGGCAAGAATTTGAGTGCAGGTGCTTGGATCAGGTGGACTCCTTGGGACTAATACTGATTAGTAACAGAGCAAGGTACCTGATCAATTGGCTGGTGAGCTCTTTGATGAAGCTTGAGCATCCTAACACAGAGGGAATTCCCTTGGTGAGAATATATggaccaaaaatcaaatttgaaagaGGACCTGCTTTGGCATTCAACATATTTGATTGGAAAGGGGAGAAGTTTGAGCCTGTTCTTGTACAGAAACTTGCTGATAGAAGCAACATTTCTCTGAGCTATGGATTCTTACATAATATCTGGTTCGCAGATAAGTACGCAGAAGAGAAGGAGAGAATACTAGAGGTAAGAGGAAATGGATCGATGAAAATAGTGAAAAACAAGAGTAAAGACAAAGCTGATCAAGGAATAACTGTAGTTACAGCTGCACTTGGGTTCCTGGCCAATTTTCGAGACACCTACAAGCTTTGGGCTTTTGTTGCTCAGTTCCTGGATGCCGACTTTGTGGAGAAGGAGCGATGGAGATATACTGCTCTTAATCAGAAAACAGTTGAAGTTTAA
- the LOC121248276 gene encoding molybdenum cofactor sulfurase isoform X2, with translation MPPSCLNEVSQVCLHGCCPNPLLNLPTQEKTISKPRSSSSACRRDFATKTTSSIFPNTKFTNHESLPSLQESFLEFVKAYPQYSATDQVDQIRAQEYYHLSLSDHTCLDYIGIGLFSYSQLQNQDSSRNQVASSSYPPLPPSPPLKSDFPFFSISLKTGNLKMQLLHGGRESEFESAMKKRIMGFLNISENDYCMVFTANRTSAFKLLAEAYPFQSNQKLLTVYDYQSEAVEAMTNCSEKKGARIMSAEFSWPRLRIQSAKLRKMVESKKKKKKRGLFVFPLHSRITGARYPYLWMSIAQENGWHILIDACALGPKDMDSFGLSLFRPDFLICSFYKVFGETPSGFGCLFVKKSTIPILEATTSAGIVNIVPAKKLFQLGDESSGTDTELEQASKAGLRGDDLASSSSFSGHLQIRLEHELSGELKGLEDSEIRESEKPADLTKLGNAESSRNWRQEFECRCLDQVDSLGLILISNRARYLINWLVSSLMKLEHPNTEGIPLVRIYGPKIKFERGPALAFNIFDWKGEKISTQKRRREY, from the exons atGCCGCCGTCTTGCCTAAATGAGGTCTCACAGGTATGCCTTCATGGCTGCTGCCCAAACCCTCTCCTCAACCTGCCAACACAGGAGAAAACTATCTCTAAGCCCAGAAGCTCTTCTTCAGCTTGTCGCCGTGACTTTGCAACAAAAACTACATCCTCCATCTTTCCAAACACCAAGTTTACCAACCATGAATCTCTCCCATCTTTGCAAGAATCATTCCTTGAATTCGTCAAAGCTTACCCCCAATACTCAGCTACTGATCAAGTTGACCAAATCCGAGCCCAGGAATActaccatctctctctctccgaccATACCTGCCTTGATTATATTGGTATCGGCCTCTTCTCCTATTCTCAGCTGCAAAACCAGGACTCCTCAAGAAACCAAGTTGCATCTTCTTCCTATCCTCCACTACCCCCATCACCTCCTTTAAAATCAGATTTTCCCTTCTTTAGTATATCCTTAAAGACGGGGAATCTAAAGATGCAGCTACTTCATGGTGGCCGAGAATCAGAATTCGAATCTGCAATGAAGAAAAGGATAAtgggttttcttaatatttctGAAAACGATTATTGCATGGTTTTCACTGCAAACAGAACCTCAGCTTTTAAACTTTTAGCAGAAGCTTACCCATTTCAATCTAATCAGAAGCTTCTGACAGTTTATGATTATCAGAGTGAGGCAGTGGAAGCAATGACAAATTGCTCTGAAAAAAAAGGAGCACGAATTATGTCAGCAGAGTTTTCATGGCCGAGACTGAGGATTCAGTCGGCGAAGCTAAGGAAGATGGTTGAgagtaagaagaagaaaaagaaaaggggactCTTTGTCTTCCCGCTTCATTCTCGAATAACAGGAGCCAGATACCCTTATCTCTGGATGAGCATAGCGCAGGAGAATGGGTGGCATATCCTGATTGATGCTTGCGCATTGGGACCGAAGGACATGGACAGCTtcggcctctctctctttcgTCCGGACTTCCTCATCTGTTCCTTCTACAAGGTTTTTGGGGAAACCCCATCTGGGTTTGGGTGCCTCTTTGTAAAGAAGTCTACTATTCCAATTCTAGAAGCTACTACGAGTGCCGGTATTGTTAATATTGTACCGGCAAAGAAGCTGTTTCAGTTAGGGGATGAGTCTTCTGGTACCGACACAGAGCTTGAACAGGCATCTAAAGCTGGACTACGAGGAGACGATTTAGCATCGTCGAGCTCTTTCTCCGGTCATTTACAAATACGATTGGAACATGAGTTGTCAGGGGAATTGAAAGGATTGGAAGATTCCGAGATTCGGGAATCAGAAAAACCTGCTGATTTAACTAAACTTGGAAATGCTGAAAGCAGCAGAAATTGGAGGCAAGAATTTGAGTGCAGGTGCTTGGATCAGGTGGACTCCTTGGGACTAATACTGATTAGTAACAGAGCAAGGTACCTGATCAATTGGCTGGTGAGCTCTTTGATGAAGCTTGAGCATCCTAACACAGAGGGAATTCCCTTGGTGAGAATATATggaccaaaaatcaaatttgaaagaGGACCTGCTTTGGCATTCAACATATTTGATTGGAAAGGGGAGAAG ATAAGTACGCAGAAGAGAAGGAGAGAATACTAG